From Romeriopsis navalis LEGE 11480, one genomic window encodes:
- a CDS encoding CsbD family protein, translated as MSIEEKAKATAKNIEGKAQEAVGQVTGDKQDQAEGKAKQAEASTRHAVENAKDAVKDEID; from the coding sequence ATGAGTATCGAAGAAAAAGCAAAAGCTACAGCAAAAAATATTGAGGGTAAGGCCCAAGAAGCAGTTGGTCAGGTTACTGGTGATAAGCAGGACCAAGCAGAAGGAAAAGCGAAGCAGGCAGAAGCCTCTACTCGCCACGCTGTCGAAAATGCGAAGGACGCTGTGAAGGATGAGATCGACTAG
- a CDS encoding GlsB/YeaQ/YmgE family stress response membrane protein, with the protein MLTEKQLQENATSLTHCLIAGMQSNIIVQSLYPFRAMAPHIQIHSKSTIRLPSILLDYFYIHLILSRERQNMGIIAWIVLGLLAGAIAKAIYPGRQGGGIIATMVLGVVGAFLGGSLHSFLSTGSLQLVGASLSIPGVFVAVLGAIIAIFIWQAVNRRSA; encoded by the coding sequence TTGTTGACTGAAAAACAGCTCCAAGAAAACGCTACTTCTCTTACCCATTGCCTGATTGCTGGAATGCAAAGCAATATTATCGTTCAGAGCCTCTATCCCTTTAGAGCTATGGCACCCCATATTCAAATTCACTCTAAAAGCACAATACGACTCCCAAGTATATTGCTAGATTACTTTTATATTCATTTAATACTTAGTAGGGAGCGACAAAATATGGGTATCATTGCTTGGATTGTTTTAGGACTGCTAGCAGGTGCAATTGCGAAGGCAATCTATCCTGGGCGTCAAGGCGGTGGCATTATTGCCACAATGGTTCTGGGTGTTGTTGGTGCATTCCTTGGTGGCTCGCTTCATTCATTCCTATCAACGGGGTCTTTACAATTAGTGGGAGCAAGCCTGAGTATCCCCGGTGTTTTTGTTGCGGTACTTGGCGCAATTATCGCCATCTTTATCTGGCAAGCCGTAAACCGCCGTTCTGCTTAA
- a CDS encoding DUF2294 domain-containing protein has product MKTQDSGLPTRGQLERSLSQSIQALYRKQLGHQPSKVTCRLLDRKIVIVMEDSITQAEQVLASATADDKLVEQVRNALDTAIEADLKQLIQEKIGVEIVDLLSDSTVETGRLGIIVVLANDPETRQPDSAAKKL; this is encoded by the coding sequence ATGAAAACACAAGATTCTGGTTTGCCAACCCGTGGACAGCTTGAACGTTCTCTTTCGCAGAGCATTCAGGCTCTCTATCGTAAACAACTTGGTCACCAGCCGAGTAAAGTCACCTGTCGCTTACTGGATCGAAAGATTGTGATTGTAATGGAAGATTCGATTACACAGGCAGAGCAGGTTTTAGCTAGTGCAACCGCTGACGATAAATTAGTTGAGCAAGTTAGAAATGCTTTGGATACAGCGATAGAAGCAGATCTTAAGCAGTTGATTCAAGAGAAAATTGGGGTTGAAATCGTTGATCTGCTGAGTGATTCAACCGTTGAAACTGGAAGACTTGGAATCATTGTTGTTTTAGCGAATGATCCTGAAACTCGGCAACCGGATTCTGCTGCTAAGAAATTATAG